A single region of the Oculatellaceae cyanobacterium genome encodes:
- a CDS encoding S8 family serine peptidase: protein MNDDANQPNSAQQNFLSTGVSEENIGNILQRGGEELGLLKVSDRFTIRPNNPEASNQLANTIPAEFNRTIPKVQLEEFLVAPDQRDEAMQTARNSEQVAFASHVYQLENHPETLVYLTDQLTIQFADGVKEQQISAIAQSYGLNLLQPVIGIPNTYVFEVTQQSQENPVKIANRLMKLSGVLLAEPNIVVPQEKHYRPKDSLYPQQWYLYNSGGNREIVAGSHIDVEKAWDITRGVRSIVVAVTDDGFDLSHPDFQGQGKIVAPRDLQDKDLLPLPTAEEENHGTACAGVAIAEENNSGIVGVAPGCGFMPIRTTGYLDDNSIEQIFDWAINKGAAVVSCSWGAASIYFPLSLRQRAALTRAVTTGRNGKGCVIVFAAGNANRPLNGTVNERGWSNNFLRGTTQWLSGFTVHPDVITVSACTSLNKKSAYSNWGTNISVCAPSNNAPPGMWFEQKGYLYTAPPIPSSLPGLGILTTDRVSVAGYNTSNFSADFGGTSSAAPVVAGVAALVLSANPNLTAQEVKRILQETADKIVDRNADPQLGLQLGTYDANGYSQWFGYGKVNAFKAVQAAGQRLQQAKVSQYLQVRNDNSIAIPEYNLQGVTSSIQISDRNPLRDIKISLNIEHSFLGDIEISLKTPIGQTILLQNRTLGAATQLQATYSLQTTPTLKQLLNQPVTGIWQLWIVDYAQIDSGMLKSWQLNLGI, encoded by the coding sequence ATGAACGATGACGCAAATCAGCCTAATTCTGCTCAACAAAATTTTCTATCTACGGGTGTGTCTGAGGAAAATATCGGTAATATCTTGCAGCGTGGTGGTGAAGAATTAGGGCTGTTAAAGGTGAGCGACCGCTTTACTATCCGCCCGAATAACCCAGAAGCATCAAATCAGTTGGCAAACACAATACCTGCTGAATTTAATCGAACAATTCCTAAAGTACAGTTAGAAGAATTTCTCGTTGCACCAGATCAGCGAGATGAAGCGATGCAGACGGCAAGAAATTCAGAGCAAGTTGCTTTTGCTAGTCATGTTTATCAACTAGAAAATCATCCAGAAACCTTGGTTTATCTCACAGATCAACTAACGATTCAATTTGCTGATGGGGTAAAGGAGCAACAAATCAGTGCGATCGCACAATCTTATGGCTTAAACTTGCTGCAACCAGTGATTGGTATCCCCAACACCTATGTATTTGAAGTTACCCAGCAATCTCAAGAAAATCCCGTAAAAATTGCCAATCGCTTGATGAAACTTTCAGGGGTGTTGTTGGCGGAACCTAATATCGTAGTACCGCAAGAAAAGCACTACCGACCGAAAGATTCTTTATATCCTCAGCAATGGTATCTCTACAACAGTGGTGGCAATCGAGAAATAGTTGCAGGATCTCACATTGATGTAGAAAAAGCTTGGGATATTACTCGCGGTGTACGTTCTATCGTTGTAGCTGTGACAGATGATGGCTTTGATCTGAGTCATCCAGATTTTCAAGGACAAGGAAAGATTGTTGCGCCTAGAGATTTACAAGACAAAGACTTGTTACCTTTACCCACAGCAGAAGAAGAAAATCACGGTACTGCTTGTGCAGGAGTTGCGATCGCAGAAGAAAACAATTCTGGTATTGTCGGTGTTGCCCCAGGCTGCGGATTTATGCCCATTCGTACCACTGGTTATTTAGATGACAACTCCATTGAGCAAATATTTGACTGGGCGATTAACAAAGGTGCTGCTGTAGTTTCCTGTAGTTGGGGAGCCGCTTCTATATATTTTCCCCTTTCCTTACGCCAAAGAGCCGCCCTCACCCGCGCCGTTACTACTGGACGAAATGGTAAAGGTTGTGTAATTGTCTTTGCTGCTGGTAATGCTAATCGTCCACTCAACGGTACTGTAAATGAGCGTGGCTGGTCTAATAATTTTTTGCGAGGGACTACCCAATGGTTAAGCGGTTTTACTGTTCATCCAGACGTAATCACTGTTTCTGCCTGCACCAGTCTTAACAAAAAATCAGCCTATAGCAACTGGGGAACTAATATATCTGTGTGCGCGCCCAGCAATAATGCACCACCAGGAATGTGGTTTGAACAAAAAGGCTATCTTTATACTGCCCCTCCAATCCCATCCTCACTACCTGGATTAGGTATTTTAACCACAGATCGCGTCAGCGTGGCTGGCTACAACACCAGTAACTTTAGTGCTGATTTCGGCGGTACTTCCAGCGCGGCTCCCGTTGTTGCTGGAGTTGCTGCGCTAGTTTTATCGGCTAATCCTAACTTAACTGCTCAAGAAGTTAAGCGCATTCTTCAAGAAACTGCTGATAAAATTGTTGACCGCAATGCTGATCCTCAACTCGGTTTACAACTGGGTACTTACGACGCTAACGGTTATTCTCAGTGGTTTGGCTACGGTAAAGTAAATGCTTTTAAAGCTGTGCAAGCTGCGGGGCAGCGTTTACAACAAGCAAAAGTCTCCCAATATCTTCAAGTACGCAATGACAACAGCATTGCTATTCCTGAATATAATCTCCAAGGCGTTACCAGTAGTATTCAGATTAGCGATCGCAATCCCCTACGAGATATTAAAATCAGCCTCAACATTGAACACAGTTTTTTAGGCGATATAGAAATTAGTTTAAAAACACCTATAGGTCAAACAATACTATTACAAAATCGCACACTCGGCGCTGCGACTCAACTCCAAGCTACTTATTCACTACAAACTACACCTACACTTAAACAACTGCTTAACCAACCTGTTACAGGTATTTGGCAGTTATGGATTGTAGATTATGCCCAAATTGATAGTGGAATGCTCAAAAGTTGGCAGCTAAACTTAGGTATTTAA
- a CDS encoding 1-acyl-sn-glycerol-3-phosphate acyltransferase, which translates to MQLSSEPTIKTSTASKEGSITSRVASWLKFIAYPVARYGLLPFYFSRIEVTGQENLPTEGAVILAPTHRARWDAFVVPYATGPYVTGRDLRFMVSANEMKGLQGWFVRRLGGFPIDPDQPGVGSFRHGVELLLNKEMLVIFPEGNIFRDNQVHPLKRGLARIALQVESMQPGLGIKIVPISINYSHPFPKWRGTVKVNIGSSLEVADYNSESARTNAKNLTADLETAIKQLETINN; encoded by the coding sequence ATGCAGCTTTCTTCTGAACCAACTATAAAAACATCAACCGCCAGCAAAGAAGGCTCCATTACTTCGCGTGTTGCAAGCTGGTTAAAGTTCATAGCCTATCCCGTAGCGCGTTATGGTCTGCTGCCATTTTACTTTAGTCGGATAGAAGTTACTGGACAAGAAAATTTACCTACAGAAGGTGCAGTTATTCTCGCACCTACCCATCGCGCTCGTTGGGATGCTTTTGTTGTACCTTATGCCACTGGCCCTTATGTTACAGGTCGTGACCTACGGTTTATGGTTTCCGCCAATGAAATGAAAGGGTTGCAGGGTTGGTTTGTCCGGCGCTTGGGCGGGTTTCCTATTGATCCAGATCAACCAGGGGTTGGTAGTTTTCGTCATGGAGTTGAATTGCTACTCAACAAGGAAATGCTAGTTATTTTCCCAGAAGGCAATATTTTTAGAGATAATCAAGTTCACCCATTAAAGCGTGGTTTGGCTCGAATTGCTCTCCAAGTAGAATCAATGCAGCCAGGATTGGGGATTAAAATTGTACCGATTAGTATTAATTACAGCCATCCATTTCCTAAGTGGCGTGGTACGGTCAAAGTTAATATTGGTTCCTCTTTAGAAGTTGCTGACTATAACAGTGAATCAGCTAGAACAAATGCTAAAAATTTGACTGCTGATTTAGAAACTGCTATCAAACAGCTTGAAACAATTAACAATTAA
- the tadA gene encoding tRNA adenosine(34) deaminase TadA gives MVKIPPPPIDEPEYLIHRQWMEKALALATDAGDAGEVPVGAVVVDDAGNLIAEAANRKERDRDPTAHAEILAIRTAGKVLGDWHLNQCTLYVTLEPCPMCAGAIVLARLKLLVYGANDPKTGAIRTVANIPDSACSNHRLSVLAGILESPCRQQLQAWFSQHRLIN, from the coding sequence TTGGTAAAAATTCCCCCACCGCCAATTGATGAGCCTGAGTATTTAATACATCGCCAATGGATGGAAAAAGCTTTAGCACTTGCTACTGATGCTGGTGATGCTGGTGAAGTCCCTGTAGGAGCAGTTGTTGTTGACGATGCTGGTAACTTAATTGCTGAAGCTGCTAATCGTAAAGAGCGCGATCGCGATCCTACAGCACACGCGGAAATCTTAGCGATCCGAACTGCGGGCAAAGTTTTAGGCGACTGGCATCTCAATCAATGCACCCTCTACGTTACCTTAGAACCTTGCCCGATGTGTGCAGGTGCGATCGTCTTAGCGCGCTTAAAATTGCTAGTTTATGGCGCAAATGACCCCAAAACTGGCGCAATTCGGACTGTAGCTAATATTCCTGATAGTGCTTGCTCTAATCATCGCCTATCAGTATTAGCAGGTATTCTAGAATCTCCCTGTCGCCAACAGTTACAAGCTTGGTTTAGCCAACACCGCTTAATCAATTAA
- the grxC gene encoding glutaredoxin 3, translated as MLDFLNPLLGRHPEKVKANVEIYTWQTCPFCIRAKMLLWWKGVNFNEYKIDGDEAARNQMAERANGRRTLPQIFINNQHIGGCDDIYALDKQAQLDSLLAQSATS; from the coding sequence ATGCTTGACTTTCTTAATCCTTTGCTAGGTCGTCATCCAGAAAAAGTTAAAGCTAATGTAGAAATTTACACTTGGCAAACCTGCCCTTTCTGTATTCGGGCAAAGATGTTGCTGTGGTGGAAAGGCGTTAACTTCAACGAGTATAAAATTGATGGGGACGAAGCAGCCAGAAATCAAATGGCTGAACGTGCTAATGGTAGACGGACACTACCACAAATTTTTATTAATAATCAACACATTGGCGGATGTGATGATATTTACGCCTTGGATAAACAAGCTCAATTGGATTCATTATTAGCACAATCTGCAACATCGTAA
- the purM gene encoding phosphoribosylformylglycinamidine cyclo-ligase, protein MDYKDAGVDVEAGRSFVDQIRSLVQSTHRSEVLGGLGGFSGFFQLPTGYKEPVLVSGTDGVGTKLKIAHELNRHNTVGIDLVAMCVNDVLTSGAEPLFFLDYLATGKLNSEQLTEVVAGIAEGCRQSGCALIGGETAEMPGFYQQGEYDLAGFCVGIVEKSQIVDGSRVELGDVAIALASQGLHSNGFSLVRKIVSDGNFNWNDTPEVLAGQSLAEVFLTPTRIYVKPVLEARRSGIDIHGMAHITGGGLPENLPRCLGKNQSIKINPNSWTIPPIFNWLAEAGTVKLTAMFNTFNMGIGFVLLVPPAHAEQTISWFNSQNIAAYNIGEVVAGDGSLLGISE, encoded by the coding sequence ATGGATTATAAAGATGCAGGCGTTGATGTTGAGGCGGGTCGCTCTTTTGTAGACCAAATCCGCAGTTTAGTACAAAGCACACACCGCTCTGAAGTTTTGGGTGGATTAGGTGGTTTTAGTGGTTTTTTCCAACTCCCGACAGGTTATAAGGAACCTGTGCTGGTTTCTGGAACAGATGGAGTAGGTACTAAGCTGAAAATTGCTCATGAGCTTAACCGCCATAATACTGTCGGCATTGATTTAGTGGCTATGTGTGTCAATGATGTCTTGACATCTGGGGCAGAACCATTATTTTTTCTGGATTATTTAGCTACTGGTAAGCTGAATTCTGAGCAGTTAACTGAAGTTGTTGCTGGGATTGCTGAAGGTTGTCGCCAGTCTGGATGTGCGCTTATCGGTGGGGAAACGGCAGAAATGCCTGGTTTTTACCAACAGGGAGAGTATGATTTAGCGGGTTTTTGTGTAGGGATTGTAGAAAAGAGCCAAATTGTAGATGGTTCACGGGTAGAATTGGGTGATGTGGCGATCGCACTAGCAAGTCAAGGTCTTCACAGTAACGGCTTTAGTTTGGTGCGAAAAATTGTCAGCGATGGTAATTTTAATTGGAACGACACGCCAGAAGTTTTGGCTGGTCAAAGTTTAGCTGAAGTTTTTTTGACACCGACGCGCATTTATGTCAAGCCTGTGCTAGAAGCTAGACGCTCTGGGATTGATATTCATGGTATGGCTCATATTACTGGCGGTGGCTTACCAGAAAATCTGCCACGCTGTTTAGGAAAAAATCAATCTATTAAGATTAACCCTAACAGTTGGACTATTCCACCGATTTTTAACTGGTTAGCTGAGGCAGGTACTGTTAAATTGACAGCAATGTTTAATACTTTTAATATGGGCATTGGTTTTGTTTTACTTGTACCACCAGCCCACGCAGAGCAAACTATTAGTTGGTTTAATTCACAAAATATTGCTGCCTATAATATTGGTGAAGTAGTTGCTGGCGATGGTAGTTTACTAGGAATTTCTGAGTAA